The following are encoded together in the Deinococcus soli (ex Cha et al. 2016) genome:
- the secY gene encoding preprotein translocase subunit SecY: MLRAFRDAFRIPDLQRKIVFTLLLLAVYRLGSSIPTPGVNSAALSDATNSSLFGLISMISGGNLSQFSIFALGVLPYITASIVIQLLTTTLPPLEKLSKEGEEGRKKINQYTRYAAVALGTFQAAFFASYINANPSFLAVGWEPGLFTILVMVLTQVAGIAFTMWIGERITEVGIGNGISLIITAGIIAMYPNEIRLTAQLVGSDPDAPWLLRIVAFVAVILVTIAGIVYVYQAERRVPVTYARARGGAAGQARSAGQATWLPIKVNQAGVIPVIFASAMLIIPNLIQQGTVTRAPQVSSWIATYLTFGQPLYIALEALLIFGFTYLYNSVQFDPKRIAEQLREAGGFIPGVRPGTPTAEFLGTISSRLSLWGAVFLVILTVMPQLVQRWTGITTFQFSGTGLLIIVGVALETLKQLEAQLTVRRYDGFISKGRIRGRMNRDS; encoded by the coding sequence ATGCTTCGCGCCTTCCGCGACGCATTCCGGATTCCGGATCTTCAGCGGAAGATTGTCTTCACCCTGCTGCTCCTCGCCGTGTACCGGCTGGGGAGCAGCATTCCCACACCAGGGGTCAACAGCGCCGCACTGAGCGACGCGACGAACAGCAGTCTGTTCGGGCTGATCAGCATGATCTCGGGAGGCAATCTTTCGCAGTTCTCGATCTTCGCGCTGGGCGTGCTGCCGTACATCACGGCGAGCATCGTCATCCAGCTGCTGACGACCACCCTGCCCCCGCTGGAGAAACTCTCCAAGGAAGGCGAGGAAGGCCGTAAGAAGATCAACCAGTACACGCGTTACGCCGCCGTGGCCCTGGGGACCTTCCAGGCCGCGTTCTTCGCGTCGTACATCAACGCCAACCCCAGCTTCCTGGCGGTCGGCTGGGAGCCGGGCCTGTTCACCATCCTGGTGATGGTCCTGACCCAGGTGGCAGGCATCGCGTTCACCATGTGGATCGGTGAGCGCATCACGGAAGTGGGCATCGGCAACGGCATCAGCCTGATCATCACGGCCGGGATCATCGCCATGTACCCCAACGAGATCCGCTTGACCGCCCAGCTGGTCGGCAGTGACCCCGACGCGCCCTGGCTGCTGCGCATCGTGGCGTTCGTGGCCGTGATTCTGGTGACCATCGCCGGGATCGTGTACGTGTACCAGGCCGAGCGCCGCGTGCCCGTCACGTACGCCCGCGCGCGTGGCGGCGCGGCCGGACAGGCCCGCAGCGCCGGTCAGGCCACTTGGTTGCCCATCAAGGTGAACCAGGCGGGCGTGATTCCCGTGATCTTCGCGTCGGCGATGCTGATCATTCCCAACCTGATCCAGCAGGGCACCGTGACCCGTGCGCCGCAGGTGAGCAGCTGGATCGCCACGTACCTGACGTTCGGGCAGCCGCTGTACATCGCGCTGGAAGCCCTGCTGATCTTCGGCTTCACGTACCTGTACAACAGCGTGCAGTTCGATCCCAAGCGCATCGCGGAGCAGCTGCGTGAGGCCGGGGGCTTCATTCCTGGCGTCCGTCCCGGCACGCCCACCGCGGAGTTCCTGGGCACGATCAGCAGCCGCCTGAGCCTGTGGGGCGCCGTCTTCCTGGTAATCCTGACGGTCATGCCGCAGCTGGTGCAGCGCTGGACCGGCATCACGACCTTCCAGTTCAGCGGCACCGGCCTGCTGATCATCGTGGGCGTGGCGCTCGAGACCCTCAAGCAGCTCGAAGCGCAGCTGACGGTCCGCCGCTACGACGGCTTCATCAGCAAGGGCCGCATCCGCGGCCGTATGAACCGCGACAGCTGA